From Nicotiana tabacum cultivar K326 chromosome 22, ASM71507v2, whole genome shotgun sequence, one genomic window encodes:
- the LOC107767464 gene encoding bifunctional 3-dehydroquinate dehydratase/shikimate dehydrogenase, chloroplastic-like isoform X2 produces the protein MELVVESGVKKMEGGEAMRRNQTLICAPIMADTVDQMLNLMQNAKTSGADLVEVRLDSLKSFNPQSDIDTIVKQSPLPTLFTYRTPIAGTQKDINFSVWLSITPTWEGGQYAGDEASRLDALRLAMELGADYIDVELKAIDEFNTALHGNKSAKCKVIVSSHNYDNTPSSEELGNLVARIQASGADIVKFATTALDITDVARVFQITVHSQVPIIAMVMGEKGLMSRILCPKFGGYLTFGTLEVGKVSAPGQPTIKDLLNIYNFRQLGPDTKIFGIIGKPVSHSKSPLLYNEAFRSVGFNGVYMPLLVDDVATLFRTYSSLDFAGFSCTIPHKEAIVDCCDEVDPTAKLIGAVNCVVRRPDGKLFGCNTDYVGAISAIEEVLQGSQPIMSGSPLAGKLFVVIGAGGAGKALAYGAKEKGARVVIANRTYERARELADVVGGQALSLDELSNFHPETDMILANTTSIGMQPKVDDTPISKEALRYYSLVFDAVYTPKITRLLREAQESGVNIVTGVEMFIGQAYEQYERFTGLPAPKELFKKIMAGY, from the exons ATGGAGTTG GTTGTGGAATCAGGGGTGAAGAAGATGGAGGGGGGAGAGGCAATGAGGAGGAACCAAACTCTAATTTGTGCACCAATTATGGCTGACACAGTGGATCAAATGTTGAATCTAATGCAAAATGCTAAAACTAGTGGTGCTGATCTTGTGGAGGTTCGGTTGGATAGCTTGAAAAGCTTTAATCCTCAatcagatattgatactattgTCAAACAGTCCCCTTTGCCTACCCTTTTCACTTACAG GACACCAATTGCAGGAACTCAGAAGGATATTAATTTTTCTGTCTGGCTTAGTATAAC GCCCACTTGGGAAGGTGGTCAGTATGCTGGTGATGAAGCTAGTCGACTGGATGCACTTCGATTAGCAATGGAGTTGGGAGCTGATTACATTGATGTTGAGCTAAAG GCTATTGACGAGTTCAATACTGCTCTACATGGAAATAAGTCAGCAAAATGCAAAGTTATTGTTTCTTCTCACAACTATGATAATACCCCATCATCTGAGGAGCTCGGCAATCTAGTAGCAAGAATACAGGCATCTGGAGCTGACATTGTGAAGTTTGCAACAACTGCACTGGATATCACTGATGTTGCACGTGTATTCCAAATTACTGTACATTCTCAA GTACCAATAATAGCCATGGTCATGGGAGAGAAGGGTTTGATGTCTCGAATACTTTGTCCAAAATTTGGTGGATACCTCACATTTGGTACTCTTGAAGTGGGAAAGGTTTCAGCTCCTGGGCAACCAACAATTAAAGATCTTTTGAATATATACAATTTCAGACAGTTGGGACCAGATACCAAAATATTTGGCATTATTGGGAAGCCTGTTAGCCATAGCAAATCACCTTTATTGTATAATGAAGCTTTCAGATCAGTTGGGTTTAATGGTGTTTATATGCCTTTGCTGGTAGATGATGTTGCAACTTTGTTTCGGACTTACTCATCTTTAGATTTTGCTGGCTTCAG CTGTACAATTCCTCACAAGGAAGCCATTGTCGACTGCTGTGACGAAGTTGATCCTACCGCTAAG TTGATAGGGGCTGTCAATTGTGTCGTAAGGCGACCTGATGGGAAGTTGTTTGGTTGCAATACAGACTATGTGGGTGCAATCTCCGCCATTGAAGAAGTGTTGCAAG GCTCACAGCCAATTATGTCTGGGTCACCCTTAGCTGGTAAATTGTTTGTAGTCATTGGTGCTGGCGGCGCTGGCAAGGCACTTGCTTACGGTGCAAAGGAAAAGGGGGCTCGGGTGGTGATTGCTAACCGTACCTATG AACGAGCAAGAGAACTTGCTGATGTAGTTGGAGGTCAGGCTTTGTCTCTTGACGAGCTTAGCAATTTCCATCCAGAAACTGACATGATTCTTGCAAATACCACCTCCATTGGCATGCAACCAAAGGTTGATGATACACCAATCTCTAAG GAAGCTTTGAGGTACTACTCACTTGTATTTGATGCTGTTTATACGCCCAAAATCACTAGACTCTTGCGGGAAGCTCAAGAGAGTGGAGTAAATATTGTAACAGGAGTTGAAATGTTTATCGGGCAGGCATATGAACAATATGAGAGATTTACAGGGTTGCCAG CTCCAAAGGAACTTTTCAAGAAAATTATGGCTGGATATTGA
- the LOC107767464 gene encoding bifunctional 3-dehydroquinate dehydratase/shikimate dehydrogenase, chloroplastic-like isoform X4, with product MELVVESGVKKMEGGEAMRRNQTLICAPIMADTVDQMLNLMQNAKTSGADLVEVRLDSLKSFNPQSDIDTIVKQSPLPTLFTYRPTWEGGQYAGDEASRLDALRLAMELGADYIDVELKAIDEFNTALHGNKSAKCKVIVSSHNYDNTPSSEELGNLVARIQASGADIVKFATTALDITDVARVFQITVHSQVPIIAMVMGEKGLMSRILCPKFGGYLTFGTLEVGKVSAPGQPTIKDLLNIYNFRQLGPDTKIFGIIGKPVSHSKSPLLYNEAFRSVGFNGVYMPLLVDDVATLFRTYSSLDFAGFSCTIPHKEAIVDCCDEVDPTAKLIGAVNCVVRRPDGKLFGCNTDYVGAISAIEEVLQGSQPIMSGSPLAGKLFVVIGAGGAGKALAYGAKEKGARVVIANRTYERARELADVVGGQALSLDELSNFHPETDMILANTTSIGMQPKVDDTPISKEALRYYSLVFDAVYTPKITRLLREAQESGVNIVTGVEMFIGQAYEQYERFTGLPAPKELFKKIMAGY from the exons ATGGAGTTG GTTGTGGAATCAGGGGTGAAGAAGATGGAGGGGGGAGAGGCAATGAGGAGGAACCAAACTCTAATTTGTGCACCAATTATGGCTGACACAGTGGATCAAATGTTGAATCTAATGCAAAATGCTAAAACTAGTGGTGCTGATCTTGTGGAGGTTCGGTTGGATAGCTTGAAAAGCTTTAATCCTCAatcagatattgatactattgTCAAACAGTCCCCTTTGCCTACCCTTTTCACTTACAG GCCCACTTGGGAAGGTGGTCAGTATGCTGGTGATGAAGCTAGTCGACTGGATGCACTTCGATTAGCAATGGAGTTGGGAGCTGATTACATTGATGTTGAGCTAAAG GCTATTGACGAGTTCAATACTGCTCTACATGGAAATAAGTCAGCAAAATGCAAAGTTATTGTTTCTTCTCACAACTATGATAATACCCCATCATCTGAGGAGCTCGGCAATCTAGTAGCAAGAATACAGGCATCTGGAGCTGACATTGTGAAGTTTGCAACAACTGCACTGGATATCACTGATGTTGCACGTGTATTCCAAATTACTGTACATTCTCAA GTACCAATAATAGCCATGGTCATGGGAGAGAAGGGTTTGATGTCTCGAATACTTTGTCCAAAATTTGGTGGATACCTCACATTTGGTACTCTTGAAGTGGGAAAGGTTTCAGCTCCTGGGCAACCAACAATTAAAGATCTTTTGAATATATACAATTTCAGACAGTTGGGACCAGATACCAAAATATTTGGCATTATTGGGAAGCCTGTTAGCCATAGCAAATCACCTTTATTGTATAATGAAGCTTTCAGATCAGTTGGGTTTAATGGTGTTTATATGCCTTTGCTGGTAGATGATGTTGCAACTTTGTTTCGGACTTACTCATCTTTAGATTTTGCTGGCTTCAG CTGTACAATTCCTCACAAGGAAGCCATTGTCGACTGCTGTGACGAAGTTGATCCTACCGCTAAG TTGATAGGGGCTGTCAATTGTGTCGTAAGGCGACCTGATGGGAAGTTGTTTGGTTGCAATACAGACTATGTGGGTGCAATCTCCGCCATTGAAGAAGTGTTGCAAG GCTCACAGCCAATTATGTCTGGGTCACCCTTAGCTGGTAAATTGTTTGTAGTCATTGGTGCTGGCGGCGCTGGCAAGGCACTTGCTTACGGTGCAAAGGAAAAGGGGGCTCGGGTGGTGATTGCTAACCGTACCTATG AACGAGCAAGAGAACTTGCTGATGTAGTTGGAGGTCAGGCTTTGTCTCTTGACGAGCTTAGCAATTTCCATCCAGAAACTGACATGATTCTTGCAAATACCACCTCCATTGGCATGCAACCAAAGGTTGATGATACACCAATCTCTAAG GAAGCTTTGAGGTACTACTCACTTGTATTTGATGCTGTTTATACGCCCAAAATCACTAGACTCTTGCGGGAAGCTCAAGAGAGTGGAGTAAATATTGTAACAGGAGTTGAAATGTTTATCGGGCAGGCATATGAACAATATGAGAGATTTACAGGGTTGCCAG CTCCAAAGGAACTTTTCAAGAAAATTATGGCTGGATATTGA
- the LOC107767464 gene encoding bifunctional 3-dehydroquinate dehydratase/shikimate dehydrogenase, chloroplastic-like isoform X1, translating into MELVVESGVKKMEGGEAMRRNQTLICAPIMADTVDQMLNLMQNAKTSGADLVEVRLDSLKSFNPQSDIDTIVKQSPLPTLFTYRTPIAGTQKDINFSVWLSITPTWEGGQYAGDEASRLDALRLAMELGADYIDVELKAIDEFNTALHGNKSAKCKVIVSSHNYDNTPSSEELGNLVARIQASGADIVKFATTALDITDVARVFQITVHSQVSSVPIIAMVMGEKGLMSRILCPKFGGYLTFGTLEVGKVSAPGQPTIKDLLNIYNFRQLGPDTKIFGIIGKPVSHSKSPLLYNEAFRSVGFNGVYMPLLVDDVATLFRTYSSLDFAGFSCTIPHKEAIVDCCDEVDPTAKLIGAVNCVVRRPDGKLFGCNTDYVGAISAIEEVLQGSQPIMSGSPLAGKLFVVIGAGGAGKALAYGAKEKGARVVIANRTYERARELADVVGGQALSLDELSNFHPETDMILANTTSIGMQPKVDDTPISKEALRYYSLVFDAVYTPKITRLLREAQESGVNIVTGVEMFIGQAYEQYERFTGLPAPKELFKKIMAGY; encoded by the exons ATGGAGTTG GTTGTGGAATCAGGGGTGAAGAAGATGGAGGGGGGAGAGGCAATGAGGAGGAACCAAACTCTAATTTGTGCACCAATTATGGCTGACACAGTGGATCAAATGTTGAATCTAATGCAAAATGCTAAAACTAGTGGTGCTGATCTTGTGGAGGTTCGGTTGGATAGCTTGAAAAGCTTTAATCCTCAatcagatattgatactattgTCAAACAGTCCCCTTTGCCTACCCTTTTCACTTACAG GACACCAATTGCAGGAACTCAGAAGGATATTAATTTTTCTGTCTGGCTTAGTATAAC GCCCACTTGGGAAGGTGGTCAGTATGCTGGTGATGAAGCTAGTCGACTGGATGCACTTCGATTAGCAATGGAGTTGGGAGCTGATTACATTGATGTTGAGCTAAAG GCTATTGACGAGTTCAATACTGCTCTACATGGAAATAAGTCAGCAAAATGCAAAGTTATTGTTTCTTCTCACAACTATGATAATACCCCATCATCTGAGGAGCTCGGCAATCTAGTAGCAAGAATACAGGCATCTGGAGCTGACATTGTGAAGTTTGCAACAACTGCACTGGATATCACTGATGTTGCACGTGTATTCCAAATTACTGTACATTCTCAAGTAAGCAGC GTACCAATAATAGCCATGGTCATGGGAGAGAAGGGTTTGATGTCTCGAATACTTTGTCCAAAATTTGGTGGATACCTCACATTTGGTACTCTTGAAGTGGGAAAGGTTTCAGCTCCTGGGCAACCAACAATTAAAGATCTTTTGAATATATACAATTTCAGACAGTTGGGACCAGATACCAAAATATTTGGCATTATTGGGAAGCCTGTTAGCCATAGCAAATCACCTTTATTGTATAATGAAGCTTTCAGATCAGTTGGGTTTAATGGTGTTTATATGCCTTTGCTGGTAGATGATGTTGCAACTTTGTTTCGGACTTACTCATCTTTAGATTTTGCTGGCTTCAG CTGTACAATTCCTCACAAGGAAGCCATTGTCGACTGCTGTGACGAAGTTGATCCTACCGCTAAG TTGATAGGGGCTGTCAATTGTGTCGTAAGGCGACCTGATGGGAAGTTGTTTGGTTGCAATACAGACTATGTGGGTGCAATCTCCGCCATTGAAGAAGTGTTGCAAG GCTCACAGCCAATTATGTCTGGGTCACCCTTAGCTGGTAAATTGTTTGTAGTCATTGGTGCTGGCGGCGCTGGCAAGGCACTTGCTTACGGTGCAAAGGAAAAGGGGGCTCGGGTGGTGATTGCTAACCGTACCTATG AACGAGCAAGAGAACTTGCTGATGTAGTTGGAGGTCAGGCTTTGTCTCTTGACGAGCTTAGCAATTTCCATCCAGAAACTGACATGATTCTTGCAAATACCACCTCCATTGGCATGCAACCAAAGGTTGATGATACACCAATCTCTAAG GAAGCTTTGAGGTACTACTCACTTGTATTTGATGCTGTTTATACGCCCAAAATCACTAGACTCTTGCGGGAAGCTCAAGAGAGTGGAGTAAATATTGTAACAGGAGTTGAAATGTTTATCGGGCAGGCATATGAACAATATGAGAGATTTACAGGGTTGCCAG CTCCAAAGGAACTTTTCAAGAAAATTATGGCTGGATATTGA
- the LOC107767464 gene encoding bifunctional 3-dehydroquinate dehydratase/shikimate dehydrogenase, chloroplastic-like isoform X5 — MEGGEAMRRNQTLICAPIMADTVDQMLNLMQNAKTSGADLVEVRLDSLKSFNPQSDIDTIVKQSPLPTLFTYRPTWEGGQYAGDEASRLDALRLAMELGADYIDVELKAIDEFNTALHGNKSAKCKVIVSSHNYDNTPSSEELGNLVARIQASGADIVKFATTALDITDVARVFQITVHSQVSSVPIIAMVMGEKGLMSRILCPKFGGYLTFGTLEVGKVSAPGQPTIKDLLNIYNFRQLGPDTKIFGIIGKPVSHSKSPLLYNEAFRSVGFNGVYMPLLVDDVATLFRTYSSLDFAGFSCTIPHKEAIVDCCDEVDPTAKLIGAVNCVVRRPDGKLFGCNTDYVGAISAIEEVLQGSQPIMSGSPLAGKLFVVIGAGGAGKALAYGAKEKGARVVIANRTYERARELADVVGGQALSLDELSNFHPETDMILANTTSIGMQPKVDDTPISKEALRYYSLVFDAVYTPKITRLLREAQESGVNIVTGVEMFIGQAYEQYERFTGLPAPKELFKKIMAGY, encoded by the exons ATGGAGGGGGGAGAGGCAATGAGGAGGAACCAAACTCTAATTTGTGCACCAATTATGGCTGACACAGTGGATCAAATGTTGAATCTAATGCAAAATGCTAAAACTAGTGGTGCTGATCTTGTGGAGGTTCGGTTGGATAGCTTGAAAAGCTTTAATCCTCAatcagatattgatactattgTCAAACAGTCCCCTTTGCCTACCCTTTTCACTTACAG GCCCACTTGGGAAGGTGGTCAGTATGCTGGTGATGAAGCTAGTCGACTGGATGCACTTCGATTAGCAATGGAGTTGGGAGCTGATTACATTGATGTTGAGCTAAAG GCTATTGACGAGTTCAATACTGCTCTACATGGAAATAAGTCAGCAAAATGCAAAGTTATTGTTTCTTCTCACAACTATGATAATACCCCATCATCTGAGGAGCTCGGCAATCTAGTAGCAAGAATACAGGCATCTGGAGCTGACATTGTGAAGTTTGCAACAACTGCACTGGATATCACTGATGTTGCACGTGTATTCCAAATTACTGTACATTCTCAAGTAAGCAGC GTACCAATAATAGCCATGGTCATGGGAGAGAAGGGTTTGATGTCTCGAATACTTTGTCCAAAATTTGGTGGATACCTCACATTTGGTACTCTTGAAGTGGGAAAGGTTTCAGCTCCTGGGCAACCAACAATTAAAGATCTTTTGAATATATACAATTTCAGACAGTTGGGACCAGATACCAAAATATTTGGCATTATTGGGAAGCCTGTTAGCCATAGCAAATCACCTTTATTGTATAATGAAGCTTTCAGATCAGTTGGGTTTAATGGTGTTTATATGCCTTTGCTGGTAGATGATGTTGCAACTTTGTTTCGGACTTACTCATCTTTAGATTTTGCTGGCTTCAG CTGTACAATTCCTCACAAGGAAGCCATTGTCGACTGCTGTGACGAAGTTGATCCTACCGCTAAG TTGATAGGGGCTGTCAATTGTGTCGTAAGGCGACCTGATGGGAAGTTGTTTGGTTGCAATACAGACTATGTGGGTGCAATCTCCGCCATTGAAGAAGTGTTGCAAG GCTCACAGCCAATTATGTCTGGGTCACCCTTAGCTGGTAAATTGTTTGTAGTCATTGGTGCTGGCGGCGCTGGCAAGGCACTTGCTTACGGTGCAAAGGAAAAGGGGGCTCGGGTGGTGATTGCTAACCGTACCTATG AACGAGCAAGAGAACTTGCTGATGTAGTTGGAGGTCAGGCTTTGTCTCTTGACGAGCTTAGCAATTTCCATCCAGAAACTGACATGATTCTTGCAAATACCACCTCCATTGGCATGCAACCAAAGGTTGATGATACACCAATCTCTAAG GAAGCTTTGAGGTACTACTCACTTGTATTTGATGCTGTTTATACGCCCAAAATCACTAGACTCTTGCGGGAAGCTCAAGAGAGTGGAGTAAATATTGTAACAGGAGTTGAAATGTTTATCGGGCAGGCATATGAACAATATGAGAGATTTACAGGGTTGCCAG CTCCAAAGGAACTTTTCAAGAAAATTATGGCTGGATATTGA
- the LOC107767464 gene encoding bifunctional 3-dehydroquinate dehydratase/shikimate dehydrogenase, chloroplastic-like isoform X6 — protein MEGGEAMRRNQTLICAPIMADTVDQMLNLMQNAKTSGADLVEVRLDSLKSFNPQSDIDTIVKQSPLPTLFTYRPTWEGGQYAGDEASRLDALRLAMELGADYIDVELKAIDEFNTALHGNKSAKCKVIVSSHNYDNTPSSEELGNLVARIQASGADIVKFATTALDITDVARVFQITVHSQVPIIAMVMGEKGLMSRILCPKFGGYLTFGTLEVGKVSAPGQPTIKDLLNIYNFRQLGPDTKIFGIIGKPVSHSKSPLLYNEAFRSVGFNGVYMPLLVDDVATLFRTYSSLDFAGFSCTIPHKEAIVDCCDEVDPTAKLIGAVNCVVRRPDGKLFGCNTDYVGAISAIEEVLQGSQPIMSGSPLAGKLFVVIGAGGAGKALAYGAKEKGARVVIANRTYERARELADVVGGQALSLDELSNFHPETDMILANTTSIGMQPKVDDTPISKEALRYYSLVFDAVYTPKITRLLREAQESGVNIVTGVEMFIGQAYEQYERFTGLPAPKELFKKIMAGY, from the exons ATGGAGGGGGGAGAGGCAATGAGGAGGAACCAAACTCTAATTTGTGCACCAATTATGGCTGACACAGTGGATCAAATGTTGAATCTAATGCAAAATGCTAAAACTAGTGGTGCTGATCTTGTGGAGGTTCGGTTGGATAGCTTGAAAAGCTTTAATCCTCAatcagatattgatactattgTCAAACAGTCCCCTTTGCCTACCCTTTTCACTTACAG GCCCACTTGGGAAGGTGGTCAGTATGCTGGTGATGAAGCTAGTCGACTGGATGCACTTCGATTAGCAATGGAGTTGGGAGCTGATTACATTGATGTTGAGCTAAAG GCTATTGACGAGTTCAATACTGCTCTACATGGAAATAAGTCAGCAAAATGCAAAGTTATTGTTTCTTCTCACAACTATGATAATACCCCATCATCTGAGGAGCTCGGCAATCTAGTAGCAAGAATACAGGCATCTGGAGCTGACATTGTGAAGTTTGCAACAACTGCACTGGATATCACTGATGTTGCACGTGTATTCCAAATTACTGTACATTCTCAA GTACCAATAATAGCCATGGTCATGGGAGAGAAGGGTTTGATGTCTCGAATACTTTGTCCAAAATTTGGTGGATACCTCACATTTGGTACTCTTGAAGTGGGAAAGGTTTCAGCTCCTGGGCAACCAACAATTAAAGATCTTTTGAATATATACAATTTCAGACAGTTGGGACCAGATACCAAAATATTTGGCATTATTGGGAAGCCTGTTAGCCATAGCAAATCACCTTTATTGTATAATGAAGCTTTCAGATCAGTTGGGTTTAATGGTGTTTATATGCCTTTGCTGGTAGATGATGTTGCAACTTTGTTTCGGACTTACTCATCTTTAGATTTTGCTGGCTTCAG CTGTACAATTCCTCACAAGGAAGCCATTGTCGACTGCTGTGACGAAGTTGATCCTACCGCTAAG TTGATAGGGGCTGTCAATTGTGTCGTAAGGCGACCTGATGGGAAGTTGTTTGGTTGCAATACAGACTATGTGGGTGCAATCTCCGCCATTGAAGAAGTGTTGCAAG GCTCACAGCCAATTATGTCTGGGTCACCCTTAGCTGGTAAATTGTTTGTAGTCATTGGTGCTGGCGGCGCTGGCAAGGCACTTGCTTACGGTGCAAAGGAAAAGGGGGCTCGGGTGGTGATTGCTAACCGTACCTATG AACGAGCAAGAGAACTTGCTGATGTAGTTGGAGGTCAGGCTTTGTCTCTTGACGAGCTTAGCAATTTCCATCCAGAAACTGACATGATTCTTGCAAATACCACCTCCATTGGCATGCAACCAAAGGTTGATGATACACCAATCTCTAAG GAAGCTTTGAGGTACTACTCACTTGTATTTGATGCTGTTTATACGCCCAAAATCACTAGACTCTTGCGGGAAGCTCAAGAGAGTGGAGTAAATATTGTAACAGGAGTTGAAATGTTTATCGGGCAGGCATATGAACAATATGAGAGATTTACAGGGTTGCCAG CTCCAAAGGAACTTTTCAAGAAAATTATGGCTGGATATTGA
- the LOC107767464 gene encoding bifunctional 3-dehydroquinate dehydratase/shikimate dehydrogenase, chloroplastic-like isoform X3 — MELVVESGVKKMEGGEAMRRNQTLICAPIMADTVDQMLNLMQNAKTSGADLVEVRLDSLKSFNPQSDIDTIVKQSPLPTLFTYRPTWEGGQYAGDEASRLDALRLAMELGADYIDVELKAIDEFNTALHGNKSAKCKVIVSSHNYDNTPSSEELGNLVARIQASGADIVKFATTALDITDVARVFQITVHSQVSSVPIIAMVMGEKGLMSRILCPKFGGYLTFGTLEVGKVSAPGQPTIKDLLNIYNFRQLGPDTKIFGIIGKPVSHSKSPLLYNEAFRSVGFNGVYMPLLVDDVATLFRTYSSLDFAGFSCTIPHKEAIVDCCDEVDPTAKLIGAVNCVVRRPDGKLFGCNTDYVGAISAIEEVLQGSQPIMSGSPLAGKLFVVIGAGGAGKALAYGAKEKGARVVIANRTYERARELADVVGGQALSLDELSNFHPETDMILANTTSIGMQPKVDDTPISKEALRYYSLVFDAVYTPKITRLLREAQESGVNIVTGVEMFIGQAYEQYERFTGLPAPKELFKKIMAGY; from the exons ATGGAGTTG GTTGTGGAATCAGGGGTGAAGAAGATGGAGGGGGGAGAGGCAATGAGGAGGAACCAAACTCTAATTTGTGCACCAATTATGGCTGACACAGTGGATCAAATGTTGAATCTAATGCAAAATGCTAAAACTAGTGGTGCTGATCTTGTGGAGGTTCGGTTGGATAGCTTGAAAAGCTTTAATCCTCAatcagatattgatactattgTCAAACAGTCCCCTTTGCCTACCCTTTTCACTTACAG GCCCACTTGGGAAGGTGGTCAGTATGCTGGTGATGAAGCTAGTCGACTGGATGCACTTCGATTAGCAATGGAGTTGGGAGCTGATTACATTGATGTTGAGCTAAAG GCTATTGACGAGTTCAATACTGCTCTACATGGAAATAAGTCAGCAAAATGCAAAGTTATTGTTTCTTCTCACAACTATGATAATACCCCATCATCTGAGGAGCTCGGCAATCTAGTAGCAAGAATACAGGCATCTGGAGCTGACATTGTGAAGTTTGCAACAACTGCACTGGATATCACTGATGTTGCACGTGTATTCCAAATTACTGTACATTCTCAAGTAAGCAGC GTACCAATAATAGCCATGGTCATGGGAGAGAAGGGTTTGATGTCTCGAATACTTTGTCCAAAATTTGGTGGATACCTCACATTTGGTACTCTTGAAGTGGGAAAGGTTTCAGCTCCTGGGCAACCAACAATTAAAGATCTTTTGAATATATACAATTTCAGACAGTTGGGACCAGATACCAAAATATTTGGCATTATTGGGAAGCCTGTTAGCCATAGCAAATCACCTTTATTGTATAATGAAGCTTTCAGATCAGTTGGGTTTAATGGTGTTTATATGCCTTTGCTGGTAGATGATGTTGCAACTTTGTTTCGGACTTACTCATCTTTAGATTTTGCTGGCTTCAG CTGTACAATTCCTCACAAGGAAGCCATTGTCGACTGCTGTGACGAAGTTGATCCTACCGCTAAG TTGATAGGGGCTGTCAATTGTGTCGTAAGGCGACCTGATGGGAAGTTGTTTGGTTGCAATACAGACTATGTGGGTGCAATCTCCGCCATTGAAGAAGTGTTGCAAG GCTCACAGCCAATTATGTCTGGGTCACCCTTAGCTGGTAAATTGTTTGTAGTCATTGGTGCTGGCGGCGCTGGCAAGGCACTTGCTTACGGTGCAAAGGAAAAGGGGGCTCGGGTGGTGATTGCTAACCGTACCTATG AACGAGCAAGAGAACTTGCTGATGTAGTTGGAGGTCAGGCTTTGTCTCTTGACGAGCTTAGCAATTTCCATCCAGAAACTGACATGATTCTTGCAAATACCACCTCCATTGGCATGCAACCAAAGGTTGATGATACACCAATCTCTAAG GAAGCTTTGAGGTACTACTCACTTGTATTTGATGCTGTTTATACGCCCAAAATCACTAGACTCTTGCGGGAAGCTCAAGAGAGTGGAGTAAATATTGTAACAGGAGTTGAAATGTTTATCGGGCAGGCATATGAACAATATGAGAGATTTACAGGGTTGCCAG CTCCAAAGGAACTTTTCAAGAAAATTATGGCTGGATATTGA